The DNA region ATTCAACCCAAGATTGAACATAAATATATAGCCACCTATTTAtagcaagcaaaacaaatttGAGTATGATTGTGCAGATCGATGAGACCAATCGTCACCAATTCGAACCGACTTTCAGAGTCTAGAACCAATTAAAACAGGTGGAGGATTGGTTGGCCAATGGTAGAAAATTGTAGAAATTGACATTGAACAGTTCGATCCTGGTTTAAACCATGTGCAAATTGCCGAAATGgccaatataatatttatgtatatatttgtatatatatacatatatcttatataaaataacgccgtttcacttaagtgatCTAAACAGAATCGCTTTACAACTATGgtttagaataaaaattaaaatgaaacgaTGGTGTCTGATTTAATACACCAAAAAACTTCACTTGCATTTAGGGTTTTATAACCCCTCCCCCACCCTCCCCTCCAGCCTCTTCTTCTCCCTATTCTCTATTTCTATttcagactctctctctctctctcctatctCACACACTAgcgccatctctctctctctctctctctctctctctctctctctctctctctctccattggtGGAGCCCAGCCCCTTACAAACATTGCCACTACTGCCCATGGAGTTTGGAGTTGATTTGTTGAGAACTTCGAGTTAATTtgttatgaatttatgaatttattgcGAATTTAAAGTTGATTTATTATCAATTTGTGATGTGAATTTGGAGATAGGCTCAAAAACTGATCCCCAATTGCCAAACTGTCAGATTCTGGCCAAGTCTCTCTCTTCTTGTCAGCCAGTTTCGATCGTTACCACCCCCTCTTAAAACCACGTCAGTTCAGTTTTGGTTTTTGCACCAAAATCGataaattaattgatttttagccTTAGATTTGAGCCATTCGTCATTTAAGATAAGGCGTTAATGGTGTTCTAGAATCTGGAAGTGTGGTCGTGTGTAGAAATAAGAAGATTTTTCTTAGGATTTTAGAATTTTGTGGAGCCAAATAGGCCAAAGATGGAGGTATTGCTTTTCCTTCAACAAGTTTCAATGTTATAAGGCAGACTCTCTGACAAGTTGCGCGCATGATAGCATGGCATTTTATATTCTAAAGTCCTTAATTCTTATTTATATTCTATTTCTTTTAATCTAGTTTTTCTCCAAACTGAATTGGAGGAAGTTTTCTACAACCCATCTATATATAGACATTACAAGTATTCATTAAACATGTGACAAGAACATGCATTTTATAAGTCTAACTTAAAAATTGACTTTTGTGGTATATTGACAACAATTTGGATATATATtaaagaagatatgaaaatgtgatcgaactccatctatatatatatatatatatatatagttttgctTTTTGTACAAaagatattataatatatatatatatatatatgatatagcTAAAATCGGAGTagactttttctctttttgagaaaatgaataattcaaaaaatagaaaatatttgcTATATGAAATTGATGATGGTTTATACGTGTTGAGAAATTGAGCAAGTAAAATGCttaaacattaattttttaatttctaaggGTCTATTTGGGAATGCAACTGTTCTAAAATATTCTCacactatttcattactatatattcataaattattactattatttacaaactattcactactattctTGTTACTATTCATAGATTATCTTAAATACTCTTAGTATCCAAATGGAGCCTTATGGGCCTCTTTGAGAACAAAACTGTGCTGAAATATTATCAAACTACTTTACTACAATTTACAAACTATTAGttactatttcattattatccaCAAGCTATTTCACTAATATTTGGATTATGTTTGTGAGTGttttttggatgttgagatgggtTGACCATCTCGACATCTAAATGGTGCCTAAatgttcaaaaattattttagagacaCTCAAAACAATAGAAATCAAAAATAATATGTTAGAATTGACCTTCAGCATGGcctagaaagaaaataagaacccAATAAAATACATGCAATAGGAGGCCACCAAATTCAATTTGCATGTTGTTGGTAAAAAATGTtagtgtatataaatatatatatatatatatatatatacgaacacatatacatatatagatatatgttttcctttatttctttatattctAAGGTTTTGTACTTCCTTTGTCCAAAGATTGAAACCATAGTAATTGCAATAGCATGCATGATTCTGTCTTAAATTGTTTTTAGGTTAATTCGAATTATCTCAAATGGAACtgataaattcaaatatttgcTCCTGTTACAGTCCATATCAAATTGTTCTGATTACACATCTCTATCACTTTGGAGGTTGTGGTACCTCATATGACTAATAAGGTGATGTATGGGATCTCACGTtacttgagaatgagaagtttttactttttataatatttacaaaggggccctaattgtatcattgattgTTCCTTTCAGAATATAAGCCCGAATTTGGTTGGGGCCTCCATTAAGttattacaaatggtatcagagcttgtACCAATAAACAATGTGTGATTTGAACCGTGTCACTTACTATGGGCTGGCTTGATGAAGATGTTGGGAATTTAAGGGGGGAGATTTTGATACCCAATACTAGTTGATAAGGGTatattcctttttgtttgcatgTTCACTACATTTTGAACTAGCGTACTTAATACTCTATTTTAAAAGTCTTTTGATGGGGATTGGTTCATTAACTTGGCTCATAATATAGTacatcattcataatatttcgtCCAGAATCAGGATTATTTGATATCTCTAGATCAATGGTCCTTAATCCCTCACGAGTTATAATTCAATGCAATTCTTGACCAAGGTGATCATCCATGTGAGTGAACTGAACATAGTCCAGTGACATCTTTATAATATGTGCTTTTCACTTAGTAGCATAGTGGTGGCAAAATGGGGGTGTCTGTCACATCTATCAGTTGAAATCTTAGTATCATTTAACtcataatatgaaataaaaataataatctcacTAATGCAATAGACCATTACAGTGTTTAATGTACAATAAAGTCAATAAGACATCATTGACACAACAAATATCAAATATGATGAAGTCTCAAACTCCTAacatgagtttaaaaaatatttctactAATAGCCTTAGTAAAAGGATGAGCTACCATCTTGGGTAGAGATTTTTTGTAAGATCACCTCACCTCATGCAACAATATCCTGAATATAGTGGAATCAAATAACTGTATTTTGGTTCTATCATGATATTTGAGATCCTTAGCATGTGTGAAAACTGTCATACCATCATTGTATATTTTAACGACTTCATTTGCAAAAGTCGTAAAGTAACATATAATTCAATATGTACTTttcatagttttattttttaaattttattttagtttaatttttaataagatgtagtatttaaattgtttttgcTATGACGTGGTAGGATAGCTAATCATTTAGGACAAGTGTGGACAACATAGGAGACATAAAGTGCATATATGCTTTTGTGTCAATGTACATTTGAATAGCTTGTTACACGGAGAGTTGTTTAGATTCGAGGCCATGTGGATGGAGTCAATAGATTGTAAAAGAGTCATTACTAAGGCATGGAAGGGAGTTCTAGGAAACAAAGAATTAAGCACTGTGATGGGCAAAATTCAGAGATGTAGTGAGAAATTGGAGGTGTGGAAAAAAAGAAGTTTTGGAACAGTAAGAAAGAATATATAGAATTGTAGAACAAACCTTCATAAATTGCAAAGTAATGACCCTTTTTGCTTCAGGATCAAAGAACACAAGGAAGCTCAAGCTGAGGTACAAAAATGGCTAGAAAGATAAGAAATAATGTGGGGGCAAAGATCAAAAGCCTTATGGCTCAAAGAAGGGGATCAAAATATAAAGTGATTTCACAATAAAGTATCTcagaggaagaggaaaaatcTGATAAAAGTGGATAGGGATGGAGAAGGAAATTGGTAGGAAGAGGAAGGTAGAGATAATgtgattttggatttttttagaaAACTTTTCACTACCTCAAATCAAAGAAGGAATATGGATTTCTGGGAAGGCCTTGCTGGAAAAATTATAGCAGATATGAATGAGGAGCTTATTTAggagttcaaaaaaaaaaaaaaaagtctatttGGCTTTGTAGCAAATGAACCCTACAAAAGCACTTGGGCTTGATGGTATGTCACCAACTTTCTTCCAAAAATATTGGGATATAGTTGGTAAGGATGTGGTATCAGCAGTGCTAACTGCCTTAAACAATTATAAGTTCCCAAATGACATTAACCATACTTATATTATGTTGattcccaaaaagaaaaagcctAAGTTAGTTGTTGATTATAGGCCCATAAGCCTCTATAATGCGATTTATAAGTTGATTTCCAAGGTCCTAGCAAACGGATTAAAAAATATCCTCCCAAGTGTGATTTCTTATTCACAAAGTGATTTTATCCCGAGTAGACTCATCACTGACAATATTCTTGTAGCCTATGAGTTGATCCATTTTCTAAGGTAAAATAGAGTTGGTAAAACTTGATATGTTTTTGAAGCTTGACAGCAGTAAAGCTTATGACAGAGTTAAATGGAGCTTTCTAGAAAAGGTTATGCAAAAGTTGGGCTTTAATGAAATGTGGGTGAGTTTGATCATGTTGTGTGTAAAAAATGTATCTTTCTCTATTCTAATTAATGGGTAACCTAAAGGACCATTTAAACCATCTAGAGGCTTGATACAAGAGGATCCTTTATCCCCTTGTCTGTTTCTGTTATGTACTGAAAGTTTGATAACTCGTTTACACTAGGCAAAGCCTGATAAATAGATATAAGGTATTAAAATATGCAAAGGGGCCCCAAGTATAAATAATCTTATGTTTGCATATGACAATGTTTTGTTTTGCAAGTTTAATATGCAAGAAAACCTGAAAATTCAACATTTATTAGAGACATATGAGAAAGCCTCTGGTCATAAggtaaagagagaaaaaaacttCATGATCTTTAGTAGGAATGTCAGTACAATGAAACAAGAGGAAACCATGGCATTTTGGGGTGTTCAAAATTTTAAGCAATATGAGAAGTATTTGGGAGTGCCTCTTATGATGGCTAGAGAAAAGAATAAGTCTTTCTCTTATTTGAAACACAAAGTATGGCAAAAACTTCGAAGTTGGAAGGAAAGACTGCTTTCTCAAGGAGGAGGGAAATTCTTATCAAAACAGTGACTATATCAATACTACCTTACACAATGAGTTGTTTCAAACTACCTGGAAATTTTTGTTCTCAGTTGAAAAATATGATGGCTAAGTTTTGGTACCCGCAAAGGCAGAATGAGAATAAGATTCGATGGgtgagtttgaagaagatgtGCAAGTCTAAAGCAAAAGGGGGAATGGGTTTCAAAGACCTTAAGACTTTTAATATGGCACTGCTGGCTAAATATGGATGGAAAACTCCTAATGAGGAGTCCACACTGTTACACAAAGTGTTCAAAGCAAAGTACTTTCCAAATTTCAGTTTCTTGGATTCAAAGATAAGCATATCACCATCCTATGCATAGAGAGGGGGAATAAGGGAGGCAAAGAAGGGACTGCTACAACGCTGCAAATTGAGAGTGGGTAATGGAAAATCTATTAATATCTGAACAGATTATTGGCTACTAGTATATAAAATCATGCCACAAAGTATGAATGAGCACAAAAATCATAATGAGGAAAAAGTGGCAAGTCTCATTGATGCAACTACAAACTAGTGGGATGTGGAGAAAGTTAGAAGCCTTCTACCACCAAGAGCAGCTGCTGAAGCCTCGAAAATCATTATAGCTCCAGGAGATCGAGCAGACAAACATATATGAGAACATGAAAAGAATGGTCAATACATTGTGAAGAGTGCATACATATTGTTTCATGCACTTGTGAAAACCAAACACAATGGAGAGAGCTATAATGCAGAAAATCTGAAGTATATTTGGAAGAGACTACAGAAGGTTCACCTACCAAACAAGGTAAAAGTGTTTGCATGGAGAGTTTGTAAAAATGGATTACCAACTCTGCATAATTTAAAAAGCAGGAAGGTATTTATAGAGGAATGCTATCAATTCTGTAGGGAGGAAGTGGAGAATGTTAGACCTACTCTTTATCATTGCCCATTAATAAGGGAATGTTGGATGAAATAGTGAACTTGTCTACCACCATTTGCAAATAAAGAAGACTTTGAGGGCAGTAAAGAGGATCTAGAAAAGTTCTTTCTTAATGCTTGGAGGCTATGATatagaagaaatttgagaatttaTGAGGAGAAAGACCTAAAACCTGAGTAAGTGGTGGAACATGCCTTATCTTTGCAAAGAAACATAATGAAGCTCACGGAAAACCAAAGTAGATGAAGCAATTGAAGTGATGCTAGGTGCCTCCTCCTCTAGAGGTGATAAAACTGAATGTAGATGTGGCTATTTTTCATGATCAACACAGAGCATGGGTGGACATTATTCTCCAAGATGCAAATGGTAATGTCATTATGTTTGCTagtctaaaaaagaaaaaagtcaaTGACCCTACATAGATTAAACTTTTAGCAAAATTTAGAAGGCTGCAATTGTATGTTCCTTTGGCCTACATAAGCTTATTTTAGAAAGTGATTCTTTATTAATGGTGAAAAAATTGCAAGCTATTGGAGAATCTTTGTCAATGTCGGGTAACTTGGTACAAGAAATAAAAGATTCAATGAATAAGATCCAAATCTGCACAGTACAGCATAAAGGGCACATACGGATTGAAGCTGCACATACACTTGCAAAACATGCTTGGAATATAGATGATCTTATAGTTTGGTGGAACTCTTTTCCAGATTTCATTTTACAAGTTATTTAGACTGATAAccaaactaagaaaaaaatctatttatcatttccTTTTATAATCTTCTCGACATCACTAAATGGGGGTATGATCAAGTGATTGACCAACAAATAGAACATAACAAATAGTCTCCAATAATTAAATGTCACGCCATGAGATGATAAAAGGGATGGTGGGTAGGTTGCAATACTCCCACACTAATTAATCAAGGTTTATCAGCTAAATAATgctaaatacattaaaaaatagatgtcatcattaaaaatagatatttttttatgagtcctaaatttgtctatttttatTGAGGGAGTACTGCTATGTGAGGTTCTCACAATCTAGAActatacaaattattttctttataagaaaataaatacaaactccAACCAATTGGCcacagacatatatatatatacacacacacacatacatgtatACTTGATGgagatattatttatttttattcacgtTGCAAAACCTGGTCTTAGAATGGACATGAGCAAAttagcaaaaaataaataaaaatgcttaACCATCGATCATAAGGTACAATATCAGCAAGAAATAAGTCAcacaattcatatatatatatatatatatatattgttcatgCATCATTTGCGCTTCAAGACGACAAAGAGTTGTACTTTTTCCTGCGATCTTGATTTCAAATCCTCAGAACAGTCCGAGAGTTTTTCAGTCATCTGTTTAAACATTTGATCAATAATCTCTGATCTGCTAAAGTGTTCGGTGAAGATGCCCTCCATGGCAGCCCTAACATGCATCACCCATGCCTGAATGTCAATTGGGCCTGACCCCAACCATGTTGCTGGGTTCGTTAACTCCATCCTTTCTATGCTAAAATACCCATTTCGCTCAACCAACCCTGTCATCTCCTCAGGAGAGGCAGCATAAAATGGTATGTTGAAAGAGTCCACTTCATCTTCTTTAATAAGTCCCTGTCATGAAAAAGGTTTAATTGCCATGTTTAGATCACCCTGCCCAATACGCTGCATCTATGCATGCAGCACATGATGTTTGAAACAGTATGCACTACTCAGGTAGATGAAGTCAAAATCGTGTTGCATGCCtaatcatcaataattcattgGCTATATCCCAATACATTTAATCTTCAACAAATATATAAGCATGTGATTTcgtttttttccttcattgtaATTAAGCATGTATCTATGTATGTATTAATTGTAGAGCctttgtgataccccatatgataagaataatgaTAGGTGGTATATAATACCCCACATTATTtgagaatgagaattttttactttttataaggttccattaatggggctccaattgtatcattgactagtcattttggagtataagccatGTGGTCTATGCTTTCCATTTGGgagttacaaatggtatcagagccttaTCCCAACAAAAATATGTACGACTAGAGCCATGCTATCTACGAAGGACATGCCCGACGAAGACGTCAGGAATTCAAGAGGGGGgaaattgtgataccccatatgataaggataaagataggtggtgtatgaaatcccacattgtttggaaaggagaagttcttactatttataaggtttcaatggggttccaattgtatcattgactagtctttttgaaGTATAAGTCATGTGATTTAGGCATTCCATTAGGACGTTACAACTTTACTTTATAGtacttagaaaaatatttagaaaatgatCTCTTCCACCCATGTAGTTTCGAGGGTTGAATGACTACTAGTATGCCAACTAGTGTACATGTGTGTATTTGACATGCATGAcacatcatattataaaattaatttaattatataataaatttaacatatcatataagactacattaattttcaaatttatttatgtgaaattattaattattaatcaaCTAATTTTATAGAAATGCATGaaagtttagagagagaaagagagagaggaggtgATGGCAAGAACATTAAATTACCTCTGTTGCCATATTCAtcaggattgaagaaataaaatcaaacagTATACCAGAGGGGATCTTAGAATATGGCATTCCTGTAGGAATACCTGATAAGATCATTACCATCATCCCTCCAGGCACAAGTTCTTTTGCCCTAGCATTCAAAAAGTTCTCCACATCCGTAGCAAATTGAGTTGAATAAGCATTCAACACTTCATGAGGGGCATTTGTATAGTGAACTCTTCCCTTATTGCATATTGGAGAGTTCTTGTCACTCAACTCTTCAGGCAAAGTAGATAGCCATTGGAGTGCATAACAAGTATACACAAAATGGAGAGAGGATTCAGGAAATAACTGATTATGAAAAGAACCTGGCACACCTACTACGAAGTATTGTCTTTCTGCTGGAAGAGCATTGAAGAGAGAATTGAAGTCGTTTGAGGCTTGGTCGTTAAAAAAGACTTGGAATTCTGGCAATGGAGTAGTGGGGCATAAGGATTTGTACTTGTGAACAATTGCTTCAATCAAGTCTTGCATTGCATTGAATGTATTTGGTCCCGTTGCACATCCCAAATCTGCTATACGAATTGTTTTCGAAGTAGACAAGAAGTTTAAGACATCAAGCTTCTCAGCAATTTCCTcatcaatttttctcttttcaacaTTTGCTGATAGTCTCTGCGTAGAAATAGAGATGAACTATTTTAAGGGGTCATTTGGAAACACAATTGTCATAAGGTATTCTtaaatattctcaaatatttcctttccaattaatatcattcaaataaaaaacatttttcaatttcaaatcttcaattttttcatcttataatcactacttaattattaaaacttttctaaacttccaaattaaacacaaaaaatacaacttttctaaattttaaaacaaaaataatattaaaaaattatattcaaacaagttttaactttataatatttttattcaattttttctctctaattttcctaaaactcaataaaatatcataacttaaactattttattattattcacaaatattcaaagatattcttaatatccaaacatgCCCTAAACACGTCTTTCCAACATTTCTtacatataaaacaaattaaacaaaaaaggtACTCCCTCAATGACTGAGTCGACTAAATTCTTTTGGTAAGTAGAATGCAAAATCAATTCAGAGTATTAATCCAATTGACGAGTTTACCAGATGAATGCATAAGGGACAAGCCCTTGATCTCCTTTGAGGTGTTCTGTGAATTAAGTCATGCTTGCCTATTGGAAGGAGATCGATAGAACTTACGATGTTTTAGGTGAAGCTAGTACGTACTTTATGTCACCTCTTGGAAAATGAAGTTTATGTCATCAAATTAAAGCATGATTTGGTTGCATGCTGAATTGAGTTAATGACCATCAACATCATATAAAAGCAAACGCTATGCACTTAGTGAAACTCGTTCGCTCATTTACGTACAAGGCTAGCTAGCGTATGCTTGATTTGTTGTAATTCCTATACGTGAAGTAATGGCTTGTCTTCTATGTCAAAAGGAAACCATTTTTTATTCGCAAGCATGTTTTGAAACCCAAGAGAGAAACATATCGCAGCTCCTACGTGCAAGATTTGATTTGTTTACCCAATTTAAGGCTTGCCATGCTTTGTCTATCCTCACATCTAAAATGTGTAACTCTTGTCTATATAAGAATGCATCTTAATTAAGGTTGAGAATAAAGGGGAGTGAGCACAAGAGATATACACAGAGTAAGATAGTCAATTGAGTATTTCTTCATAATGAGATTGTGAGGCTTGGGTGTATTAAGTAAGACTTTAGATTTGAGTGATTTTGATTTGTTACTACTCTTTTGCATGTACTCTATTTCTTTTCAGTGAATTCTTCATGATCGTATTTGCCAATTAATGTatgtttttctttgagttgaaaCACTTTAATCTTATTGTCTCGTGTTATcactaaaatttatttatttttttatgatcattTTCTACTTGGTCAATATCCCCAaatctataatttttcttttgagcGTAGAATGTCTGTGACATTTATAGGGCTCTCAAGTACTTGTGCTAGAGGAGTAGGATATAAAATATTGCATTGGCGTTTGGCAAACCAAGAAATATACTTTCCACTTTCGTAAGGACTAAGCTTTGTCTTCAAGTTTTTTTGTTGTCTCGAGCCTTcattttgaatattaaaatgatCTCCTCGAGTTGTGAGGGTGTCTACACAGCATCAAACACATCTCATACAGACGAGTAGGTGCAATGGAGCTAGCCTAGCTATAGCTAGGAAACTTATAAATgcttcttttatataattttataatgcaCTCTTTATATTTCTTGgcaagaataatataaaaagtgAATGTAAACATTCTCTCTCTTGTTATGTctcataattttctttcttttgtttattaaatatatttttgtggtACTTTCTTAAAAGTCGGTTTGTCCATATATGCGTTTATATCTATGTTGtgcttttaaatatgaatatatatgaaccaataaaaacataagcatttttttctttatttagaaGGGTTATAAATGTAATATCCTCCCTTAAGATGGATGAACTTTATATCTTGTAGATAAGTTTCAccaaaaattcaaatcaaaacaattattttgaCCCTTTTGATAAGCTAagtaaagattaaaaaattaaaaaaagggttTGTAGATCATAATTAAGGCTTCATTTAGAACATagactcatctcaacttatcagTTGAGTTCAAATTTAAGCTTAGcctaacatctaaatacataattctcaaattactaaatattaTTCAACTCAAGACCTTTTTACATGTGAGAAtcataatcttttttaactcaacacctTTTTACACGCaagacccacaacctttttcaacttctcataaaaacATCTAAAcgtatcttaacatctaaatacttctaaattcattttagataAATCTCACAAAATTCGTTCTgctatctcaactcattactatttataaaaaattcagcTTAACTTAATATCTAAACGTAATCTAATTAAATAATCACTCAACTTTTAAGCTTAACAATATCCAATATTTCTTTTctggtttttaatattttcttcagcaaaacttatcattaattaatcaattatatataacttTTCTTCAAACCTCGATACAAGCACATCAAAGACAGAAGAGAGCTCGGCCTTTGAGCTTTTGCAGGTGGCAAGAACAGTACTAGAGTAGATGGTAGATCCAAATATTttaatgggaaaaagaaaaagaaaaagtgaacaGTAAATAAGGTTATAAATAGGCATCAAGTTAAATAGGATTAGGGTGGacctagagagagagaaggagagggagagactAGTATACTCTTGAATACACAAGTTCTTGTAATTTACACAGCTTTTATTGGACGAAACATTCATCATCAACTAGATCAGCTAGAGCTCGAGGGTTGACCATATCATGGTGATTATATTCTTTCTATTCTTTATAAGCaactacataatatatatatatatatatatattgtattatttaTCAACAACATTTGTTGTTGCaaccacctttgtacaaaatgGAAAAGATAACACCCCACTCCTGCAAGCTAGATTCTCGTCACTCCAATGGAAATTGCTATCATGTATGAATGTGGATGCAGGAATCTCCCACAAGACTTTAAGGTGTTTGAAAGTAAATGGCCTCATCTTTAGacctaatttaattatttgcttaatttgtagatcttgatgatcatcatgtacaccacaaaataaaataagaacaaaatctaaaaaaatatttaagaataaatttgaaaatctgaaccagaaaaggaagaagtagaattaaaagcaaagaagaatattgtttcaaatttcttttgatttagaaACAAGAGCAAATCAATCTCTCagcgtacgtacgtacgtccaCATGATCATGATATTATACTCATAAGATCATGAATATCATAAGCATGCATACCAGATCAGACCCAGCATATGACTTTGGACAATCATGCtgagaaaaattaattaacttcTTTTCAGGAATAAGAGTTTGAAATTGAAACTATATCATGATGCAGGATGTAAactcatatgaatatttatgcaGGTCtcaggaaaaaaacaaaatataacctTTTCTCCCCCTCCACAGTTAGCTGGCTAGGGTTTGAACGTACCTGATAGTAGGAATTCTTGGAGTAGCTGCAACTGTCATGGCCATCATTTACAGGCAATGAATATTCCGACACCGTTTTGGTGACATCTGATCTGCTTTTCACCTTGAAATCATGATCATCCCGCAATGGTTGATCTGCCATTTGAGTTTGTGGGTTATTTGTTGATGGCGGTAGTGTACGTATAATGGTAAGGTTTTGAGGGGGAGTGGCTTGCA from Carya illinoinensis cultivar Pawnee chromosome 6, C.illinoinensisPawnee_v1, whole genome shotgun sequence includes:
- the LOC122312514 gene encoding loganic acid O-methyltransferase — encoded protein: MQATPPQNLTIIRTLPPSTNNPQTQMADQPLRDDHDFKVKSRSDVTKTVSEYSLPVNDGHDSCSYSKNSYYQRLSANVEKRKIDEEIAEKLDVLNFLSTSKTIRIADLGCATGPNTFNAMQDLIEAIVHKYKSLCPTTPLPEFQVFFNDQASNDFNSLFNALPAERQYFVVGVPGSFHNQLFPESSLHFVYTCYALQWLSTLPEELSDKNSPICNKGRVHYTNAPHEVLNAYSTQFATDVENFLNARAKELVPGGMMVMILSGIPTGMPYSKIPSGILFDFISSILMNMATEGLIKEDEVDSFNIPFYAASPEEMTGLVERNGYFSIERMELTNPATWLGSGPIDIQAWVMHVRAAMEGIFTEHFSRSEIIDQMFKQMTEKLSDCSEDLKSRSQEKVQLFVVLKRK